The following coding sequences lie in one Trypanosoma brucei gambiense DAL972 chromosome 7, complete sequence genomic window:
- a CDS encoding 3' exoribonuclease, putative: MQFDEDIVPLMEKMNAALDRVHQCLLPLLSSLDEDMLVSNYTVDEQARISLSAASALLFLTYAHDRLLNRAQGAGEDQQLMLKINRVTEYIGKLREITSLECKPRSSKGQTQQEGHDGDVSEVRNRKRERGEPPEKATKYAKVDDGRASKGGALENVKADGEDASVDPYGDAILFKEIERKGGKTSALVQNLLQHVTGTNNS, from the coding sequence ATGCAATTCGATGAAGATATTGTGCCCCTTATGGAGAAGATGAATGCTGCATTGGATCGAGTGCATCAGTGCCTCCTTCCGCTTCTCTCGTCCTTAGACGAGGATATGTTGGTTTCCAATTACACTGTGGATGAGCAAGCTCGCATTTCCCTTTCAGCCGCCTCcgcgttgttgtttcttaCGTATGCTCACGACAGACTTCTCAACCGAGCTCAGGGGGCAGGGGAGGATCAGCAGTTGATGCTTAAAATTAACCGTGTAACGGAGTACATTGGCAAGTTACGGGAAATAACATCATTGGAATGTAAACCTCGGTCAAGTAAGGGACAGACACAACAGGAAGGACATGATGGTGATGTTAGCGAAGTTAGAAACCGCAAGAGGGAACGCGGTGAGCCGCCTGAGAAAGCTACAAAGTACGCGAAGGTCGATGATGGGCGCGCTAGTAAGGGTGGAGCTTTGGAGAATGTGAAAGCCGATGGGGAAGATGCTTCGGTGGACCCCTACGGTGATGCGATTCTATTCAAAGAAATAGAACGCAAAGGAGGCAAAACATCTGCTTTAGTGCAGAACTTGTTGCAGCACGTTACGGGAACTAACAACTCCTGA
- a CDS encoding lipin, putative — protein sequence MISGFADFFNINHLDMSSDANDVIVVHHPDGRLHSTDFNVRFGKVKVLRPGDKVVRIEVNGQMTSAIMKIGPNGEAFWLKTTCLLDGDCGRPESPVFASDDSQDTGASITSAGGGELPVKSLRHRLFGSWGKNKFNGTQDDPETRSHQPLIKQDCDGRLHVNTQAQCSGADAVELHLAEETVVAAERAMQEIKRLSHQNPDYLRDVVMGDTEGEACLQELSGFQDYTRLMVDTTEGSSTAVNSTEITVGVPDDVTQMVQVETSTQGGDGSFSDVAALGSSASDEGLEASADDYIFEDVHLPADTDEGVTAGCSGTPPCGSCTPARSVAPVTPVPDVCASNPPSPCGPTPEGQGAVSQQNDVPSKATASNYSGSGTNDLNSNGITSSDGTYFTRSLVPMEADLLKLNLVPGHNRIRYITHSSLRGEVAVEANVYLWDSTDRLVISDVDGTITKSDVLGHIMPLIGRDWTHPGICSLYSQIQKNGYRLVYLTARSVSQISMTRKFLWNIQQNGVSLPKGPVLTAPKRLFSALAQEVAMKSHFFKIACLQKVVNAFPQKTKPFYAGFGNRLSDMLSYLAVMVPEHKIYVVDSKSLVRVANVTSTYQRLADDVDSSFPPIVRRHNLSYVQFGLGCSAGAHNGGATFKGSEGEPFSDGRRFSSYSSGDKFSPTPTGITNTASFSSQGTSTHPLSALGNGLGLADIDARGLEMSGMSNPSASVAVTNRTNDPTSTYKPCDVVVDREFDSFVYWRAQPTDMIEGESSAFNTKAATNLEQKDQQPRVINEKKASWLPLGLGNTSSENYQQGDTV from the coding sequence ATGATATCTGGTTTTGCAGATTTCTTTAACATCAATCATCTCGACATGTCGAGTGATGCCAACGATGTGATTGTTGTGCATCACCCTGATGGTCGCTTACATAGCACCGACTTCAACGTCCGCTTCGGTAAAGTAAAAGTCCTTCGTCCGGGTGACAAAGTGGTGCGTATTGAAGTAAATGGCCAAATGACATCAGCAATCATGAAGATTGGACCGAATGGCGAAGCGTTTTGGTTGAAGACAACATGCCTATTGGATGGGGATTGCGGGAGACCGGAGTCGCCCGTTTTTGCCAGTGACGACTCGCAAGACACTGGAGCCTCGATCACCTCTGCCGGAGGAGGGGAACTTCCCGTAAAATCCCTACGGCACCGATTATTTGGCTcttgggggaaaaacaagtTTAATGGGACTCAAGATGACCCGGAAACGAGGAGCCATCAACCTCTTATCAAGCAAGATTGCGATGGACGCCTGCATGTTAATACGCAGGCGCAATGTTCAGGTGCTGATGCTGTTGAATTGCATCTCGCCGAGGAAACTGTTGTTGCGGCAGAGCGTGCGATGCAGGAAATCAAGCGGCTGTCGCATCAGAATCCCGATTATCTACGGGATGTAGTGATGGGTGACACCGAGGGTGAAGCGTGTTTACAGGAGCTAAGCGGATTTCAGGACTATACGAGGTTAATGGTTGATACGACGGAGGGAAGCAGCACTGCAGTGAACAGTACCGAAATTACTGTTGGTGTTCCTGATGATGTTACACAGATGGTGCAAGTAGAAACTTCCACCCAAGGTGGAGATGGTTCTTTTTCCGACGTCGCTGCACTGGGTTCATCAGCAAGTGATGAGGGACTTGAGGCGTCAGCTGACGATTATATTTTTGAGGATGTTCATCTTCCCGCGGACACTGATGAAGGGGTAACAGCAGGTTGCAGCGGCACGCCACCGTGTGGCTCTTGTACACCTGCACGGAGTGTTGCACCAGTAACTCCCGTTCCTGATGTTTGTGCCAGCAACCCTCCATCACCGTGTGGCCCCACTCCGGAGGGGCAAGGGGCTGTGTCTCAACAAAATGATGTGCCGAGCAAGGCGACGGCAAGCAACTACAGTGGCAGTGGTACCAACGACTTGAATTCCAATGGCATTACATCAAGTGACGGGACATACTTTACTCGCAGCCTCGTTCCCATGGAAGCGGATCTGTTAAAGCTAAACCTTGTCCCGGGGCACAATCGCATTCGCTATATTACGCACAGTTCCCTCCGTGGTGAAGTTGCTGTAGAGGCGAACGTGTACTTGTGGGACTCTACTGACCGCCTTGTCATTAGTGACGTGGATGGCACGATCACGAAAAGTGATGTTCTGGGCCACATCATGCCTTTGATTGGTCGGGATTGGACCCATCCCGGTATTTGCTCGTTGTATAGCCAGATTCAAAAAAATGGCTATCGTCTTGTATACCTCACTGCACGAAGTGTTTCACAGATAAGCATGACGCGCAAATTTTTGTGGAATATACAGCAGAATGGAGTGTCACTTCCCAAGGGCCCGGTGCTTACAGCACCGAAGCGACTGTTCTCAGCGCTGGCGCAGGAGGTAGCGATGAAATCCCATTTTTTCAAGATTGCCTGTCTTCAGAAGGTGGTCAATGCCTTCCCACAAAAAACTAAACCCTTCTACGCGGGTTTTGGAAACCGACTGAGTGATATGCTAAGTTACCTTGCCGTCATGGTTCCGGaacataaaatatatgttGTCGACTCAAAGAGTTTGGTTCGCGTGGCGAATGTGACATCAACCTATCAAAGGCTTGCGGATGATGTGGATAGCAGTTTCCCACCAATTGTGAGGCGACATAACTTAAGTTATGTTCAGTTTGGTTTAGGTTGTTCCGCGGGTGCGCATAACGGGGGAGCTACATTCAAAGGGAGCGAAGGAGAGCCTTTCTCCGATGGCAGgcgtttttcttcttacaGCAGCGGCGATAAATTTAGTCCAACGCCCACCGGAATTACCAACACCGCCTCGTTTAGTAGTCAAGGAACTTCTACGCACCCGTTGTCTGCACTTGGGAATGGGCTTGGCCTCGCTGATATCGATGCGCGTGGTTTGGAAATGTCTGGAATGAGTAATCCCAGTGCGAGCGTCGCTGTAACCAACCGCACGAATGACCCAACCTCCACATATAAGCCGTGCGATGTTGTCGTTGACAGAGAATTTGACTCTTTTGTGTACTGGCGTGCACAACCAACTGACATGATAGAAGGGGAAAGCAGCGCCTTCAATACTAAGGCCGCTACAAACCTTGAGCAGAAGGATCAGCAACCACGGGTaattaatgaaaaaaaagcttCATGGTTGCCTTTGGGTCTTGGTAACACAAGCAGCGAAAACTATCAACAAGGTGACACTGTGTGA